A stretch of the Glutamicibacter sp. JL.03c genome encodes the following:
- a CDS encoding acetyl-CoA carboxylase carboxyltransferase subunit alpha/beta has protein sequence MSTRTLRIDAATLLDIVLDEGSFESWDQPPHQPKLSAEYAADLEAAAAKSGTDEAVITGQGRIRGREVAVIVSEFNFLAGSIGQAAAHRIVAAIQRATAEKLPLLAGPASGGTRMQEGTLAFLGMVSITDAVRRHKESGLPYLVYLRHPTTGGVMASWGSLGHITVAEPGALLGFLGPRVYEALYDQKFPDGVQISENLFRKGLIDAVVPPQELPNLVNRALSILQPVSTSGGFPAPAGRPLVREAKDVWESVQLSRNPRRPDTRMLLASADEALPLNGTGQGEKDPGLMLALARFGDQPCVVLGQQRPRHPETASLGPASLREARRGMQLAQELKLPLVTIIDTTGAELSVQSEEGGLAGEIARSLSELIGLRSPSVSVLLGQGTGGAALALLPADRTLAAENSWLSPLPPEGASAIIHRTTEHAAQMARQQKIGVPDLCSFGLVDHVVEEQIDAASRPREFCQELGAAIAAEISLARAIPDAHRLARRQLKFQSLGETSD, from the coding sequence ATGAGCACGAGAACCCTGCGCATTGATGCCGCGACCCTGCTGGACATCGTCCTCGACGAAGGGTCCTTTGAATCCTGGGATCAGCCGCCGCACCAGCCGAAGCTCAGCGCCGAATACGCGGCGGACCTTGAAGCCGCTGCCGCCAAGAGCGGCACCGATGAAGCGGTGATCACCGGCCAGGGCAGGATCCGCGGGCGCGAGGTCGCAGTCATCGTCTCCGAGTTCAATTTCCTGGCCGGTTCCATTGGCCAGGCTGCGGCGCATCGCATTGTGGCGGCCATCCAGCGGGCTACCGCCGAAAAGCTGCCACTGCTGGCAGGCCCGGCCTCCGGTGGAACCCGAATGCAAGAGGGCACCCTCGCATTCCTTGGCATGGTTTCCATCACCGATGCGGTTCGCCGCCACAAGGAATCCGGGCTTCCCTACCTGGTGTACCTGCGCCACCCAACCACCGGCGGGGTCATGGCTTCCTGGGGATCGCTTGGGCATATCACGGTGGCCGAGCCAGGCGCCTTGCTCGGGTTCCTGGGTCCGAGGGTCTATGAAGCGCTCTACGACCAGAAGTTCCCGGACGGGGTGCAGATTTCCGAGAACCTCTTCCGCAAGGGCTTGATCGATGCCGTGGTCCCGCCGCAGGAATTGCCGAACCTGGTCAACCGCGCCCTGTCGATCTTGCAACCGGTCTCCACCAGCGGCGGCTTCCCGGCCCCGGCAGGCCGCCCCCTGGTGCGCGAGGCCAAAGATGTCTGGGAATCGGTGCAACTGAGCCGCAATCCCCGCCGTCCCGATACCCGCATGCTGCTGGCCTCGGCCGACGAGGCGTTGCCCCTGAACGGCACCGGACAGGGCGAAAAGGACCCCGGGCTGATGCTGGCCTTGGCCCGCTTCGGCGATCAGCCGTGCGTAGTGCTCGGCCAGCAGCGTCCGCGCCACCCGGAGACCGCCAGCCTGGGTCCTGCATCCTTGCGCGAAGCGCGTCGCGGGATGCAGCTGGCCCAAGAGCTCAAGCTTCCGCTGGTCACCATCATCGACACCACCGGCGCCGAACTCTCGGTGCAGTCCGAGGAAGGCGGGCTGGCCGGGGAAATCGCGCGCTCGCTCAGTGAATTGATCGGGCTGCGCTCCCCTTCGGTTTCTGTCTTGCTGGGCCAAGGCACCGGCGGCGCGGCACTTGCATTGCTGCCGGCGGATCGAACGCTCGCGGCGGAAAACTCCTGGCTCTCGCCGCTGCCGCCTGAAGGAGCCAGTGCGATCATCCACCGCACCACGGAGCATGCCGCGCAGATGGCCCGGCAGCAAAAAATCGGGGTGCCGGATCTTTGCAGTTTCGGCCTTGTTGACCATGTGGTGGAGGAACAGATTGACGCGGCCAGCCGTCCTCGCGAGTTCTGCCAGGAACTCGGGGCCGCCATCGCGGCGGAGATCTCCTTGGCTCGCGCGATTCCTGATGCGCACCGCCTTGCACGGCGGCAGCTCAAGT
- a CDS encoding CaiB/BaiF CoA transferase family protein, protein MSSLTAENDTIQGTATGPLSGYVVLDLTRALAGPHAGMMMGDLGAKVIKIETVGTGDDTRGWGPPFVGPEDNRQATYFLSCNRNKLSLSLNLKDQEHKEKLAELIKNSDVLMENFRTGVLDRLGFSTQVLHELNPRLVILSITGFGHDGPEAHRSGYDQILQGEAGLMSITGSGPDDPQKVGVPIADLLSGMYGAYGALAALLEREKTGRGQVVRTSLLASIIGVHAFQGTRATVAGQNPKAIGNHHPSIAPYGLYGCKDSKVQISIGSEKLWQNFASAFGLPADDPRFISNALRVQNRPALNELIEQAFSAYGAEDLLAALDGAGIPSGKVRTIEEVYEWDQVKSQGLIVEVDHEVLGKINLPGPPLRFFDPETNNETTRTVHSAPPVLNANAQEIEQWLASRKDDA, encoded by the coding sequence TTGAGTTCCCTAACCGCCGAAAACGACACGATTCAAGGCACCGCCACCGGACCGCTGAGCGGATACGTGGTGCTAGATCTCACCCGCGCATTGGCCGGCCCGCACGCCGGAATGATGATGGGAGACCTTGGTGCCAAGGTCATCAAAATCGAGACCGTCGGCACCGGCGATGACACCCGCGGCTGGGGCCCGCCTTTCGTCGGCCCCGAAGATAACCGCCAGGCCACCTATTTCCTCTCCTGCAACCGCAACAAGCTCTCGCTGTCGCTGAATCTCAAGGACCAGGAACACAAGGAGAAGCTGGCGGAGCTGATCAAGAACAGTGACGTCTTGATGGAGAATTTCCGCACTGGCGTGCTGGACCGCTTGGGCTTCAGCACCCAGGTGCTGCACGAGCTCAATCCGCGTCTGGTGATCCTGTCCATCACCGGGTTCGGCCACGATGGCCCCGAAGCCCACCGCAGCGGCTACGACCAGATCCTGCAGGGCGAAGCGGGGCTGATGTCCATCACCGGTTCGGGCCCGGACGATCCGCAGAAGGTCGGCGTGCCCATCGCCGACTTGCTCTCCGGAATGTACGGCGCCTACGGAGCGCTGGCCGCCTTGCTGGAGCGCGAGAAAACCGGCCGCGGCCAGGTGGTGCGCACCTCGTTGCTCGCATCGATCATCGGGGTGCATGCCTTCCAGGGAACGCGTGCCACAGTGGCGGGGCAAAACCCGAAAGCCATCGGCAACCACCATCCCTCCATCGCTCCCTACGGACTGTACGGCTGCAAGGATTCCAAGGTGCAGATCAGCATCGGCAGCGAAAAACTCTGGCAGAATTTCGCCAGCGCCTTCGGCCTGCCCGCCGATGACCCGCGCTTTATCAGCAACGCGCTGCGCGTCCAGAACCGTCCGGCATTGAACGAGCTGATCGAGCAGGCGTTCTCCGCCTATGGTGCCGAAGACCTGCTGGCCGCCCTTGATGGGGCCGGCATCCCGTCTGGCAAGGTGCGCACCATTGAAGAGGTGTACGAATGGGACCAGGTGAAATCCCAAGGCCTCATCGTCGAGGTGGATCATGAGGTCTTGGGCAAGATCAACCTGCCTGGTCCGCCGCTGCGGTTCTTTGATCCAGAGACCAATAACGAGACCACCCGCACCGTGCATAGCGCCCCTCCGGTGCTCAACGCCAACGCCCAGGAAATTGAGCAGTGGCTGGCTTCCCGGAAGGACGATGCCTGA
- a CDS encoding SLC13 family permease: MSVALVSIIILAVMFIIATMFPINMGALAFVGAFLLGAVFLGMDTKDILASFPGGLFLTLVGVTYLFAIAQNNGTIDILVDKAVKLVDSRISLIPWVMFAITAAITAIGALGPAAVAIIAPIGLNFAQRYKINPLMMGMLIVHGAQAGGFSPIAVYGVIVNGLIEEAGFDFSPTALFLTSFIFNLVIAIILFLVLGGRQLAGQRAGAIAERVAEARLKVSAGARAADVDFKGSGSGTYGPRDPAGDGAAPKAPGQRFGQTMTIIGLIVLAVVALGFKVDVGFVSITIAVFLALVNPAGQKGAVNKISWSTVLLICGMLTFVGVLEEAGTIEYVSNGVANLGAPLLAGLLICYIGAVVSAFASSTAILAALIPLAIPFLNTGSISATGLICALAIASTVVDVSPFSTNGALVLANAPEGTDKDRFYKQVLSYGGIVVLAGPVLAWALLVLPGWL, translated from the coding sequence ATGTCTGTCGCGCTCGTCTCTATCATCATCCTGGCGGTGATGTTCATCATCGCCACGATGTTCCCCATCAATATGGGGGCCTTGGCCTTCGTCGGAGCCTTCCTGCTCGGCGCCGTCTTCCTCGGGATGGATACCAAGGACATCCTCGCCAGTTTCCCTGGCGGCCTATTCCTCACCCTCGTGGGGGTCACCTATCTTTTTGCCATCGCGCAAAACAACGGCACCATCGACATCCTCGTCGACAAAGCCGTCAAACTCGTTGACAGCCGGATCTCGCTGATCCCCTGGGTCATGTTCGCCATCACCGCGGCCATCACCGCCATTGGCGCCCTGGGCCCGGCAGCGGTCGCGATCATCGCCCCCATCGGCCTGAACTTCGCCCAGCGCTACAAGATCAACCCGCTGATGATGGGCATGCTCATCGTCCATGGCGCCCAGGCCGGCGGCTTCTCACCGATCGCCGTCTACGGCGTCATCGTCAACGGGCTGATCGAGGAAGCCGGGTTCGACTTCAGCCCTACCGCGCTCTTCCTCACCAGCTTCATCTTCAACCTGGTCATCGCCATCATCTTGTTCCTGGTCCTTGGCGGACGGCAGCTGGCCGGCCAGCGTGCCGGAGCCATCGCCGAACGTGTCGCCGAAGCACGGCTGAAGGTCTCCGCCGGCGCACGCGCCGCGGACGTCGACTTCAAGGGCAGCGGCTCAGGCACCTACGGTCCCCGCGATCCCGCCGGCGACGGCGCAGCACCGAAGGCACCGGGACAGCGTTTCGGTCAGACCATGACCATCATCGGCCTCATCGTGCTGGCAGTCGTCGCCCTGGGCTTCAAGGTCGACGTCGGATTCGTCTCCATCACCATTGCGGTGTTCCTGGCACTGGTCAACCCTGCCGGGCAAAAGGGAGCAGTGAACAAGATCAGCTGGTCCACCGTCCTGTTGATCTGCGGAATGCTCACCTTCGTGGGCGTGCTGGAAGAAGCCGGAACCATCGAATACGTCTCCAACGGCGTGGCCAATCTCGGCGCACCGCTGCTGGCCGGACTGCTCATCTGCTACATCGGCGCCGTGGTCTCGGCCTTCGCATCTTCCACCGCGATCCTGGCCGCCCTGATCCCGCTGGCCATTCCGTTCCTGAACACCGGATCTATCAGCGCCACCGGCCTGATTTGCGCCCTGGCCATCGCCTCCACCGTCGTTGACGTTTCACCCTTCTCCACCAACGGCGCACTGGTCCTGGCCAACGCTCCCGAAGGAACCGACAAGGACCGCTTCTACAAGCAGGTCCTGAGCTACGGCGGCATTGTCGTGCTCGCCGGTCCGGTGCTGGCCTGGGCGCTGCTGGTCCTGCCCGGCTGGCTCTAG
- a CDS encoding FadR/GntR family transcriptional regulator, with protein MAEVKKPKGFAKVQRPRLYEQLMQQILAFVEEEQLGPGDHLPAERELADQLGVSRATLAQALVALEVLGVIDVKHGTGAVLVYRPSVATVLRELHEHKSRLPDIVEARSTLEVKLASLAAERRTGDDLERINHALEVMAREIAEGDRGEKGDELFHEAITGAAKSSVLQKLMTFISEMVLETRLESLGQPGRPERSLESHRKITEAIAAGDPKAAAAAMQEHIELVSDVALLKEIQ; from the coding sequence ATGGCTGAAGTCAAAAAGCCCAAAGGCTTTGCCAAGGTGCAGCGTCCGCGGCTCTATGAGCAGCTCATGCAGCAGATCCTGGCTTTCGTCGAGGAGGAGCAGCTGGGGCCCGGCGATCACCTGCCGGCCGAACGGGAATTGGCAGATCAGCTGGGTGTTTCCCGGGCTACTTTGGCGCAGGCGCTGGTGGCCTTGGAAGTTTTGGGCGTCATTGACGTCAAGCATGGGACGGGTGCCGTCCTGGTGTACCGGCCGAGTGTTGCGACGGTATTGAGAGAGCTGCATGAACACAAGAGCAGGCTCCCGGATATCGTCGAAGCGCGCAGTACCCTCGAGGTGAAATTGGCGTCGCTTGCGGCGGAACGACGCACCGGCGATGACCTGGAGCGCATCAATCATGCGTTGGAGGTGATGGCCCGAGAAATTGCCGAGGGGGACCGGGGTGAAAAGGGCGACGAGCTTTTCCATGAGGCTATTACCGGGGCCGCGAAATCTTCGGTCTTGCAGAAGCTGATGACGTTCATTTCTGAAATGGTGCTCGAAACGCGCCTTGAGTCCCTGGGGCAGCCCGGGCGTCCGGAACGATCTCTGGAATCGCACCGGAAAATCACCGAAGCGATTGCCGCCGGCGACCCGAAAGCCGCGGCCGCAGCGATGCAGGAGCATATCGAGCTGGTTTCCGACGTGGCCCTGTTGAAGGAAATCCAGTAG
- a CDS encoding LysR family transcriptional regulator, whose translation MQTLPTALHYFHEVATTGSISEAAEAQHVSPSAISRQISQLERQIGSPVFRRHARGMELTDAGVLLLTHTRRVQAEGEQLLQDLGQISSGISRSIKVVSSEGLAASVTPRAIAAFCKLHPQVSVHLTVLPSADAARQIVEGTADIATVFTLGLQRDAQVEYSRPAPAYAVLATGHPLAGKSQVSLEELCRYPLSMTAKGITQRELFDIAMSMAGLTPNIALTTDHINPAMEFARSGAGVTLLSQFARDSALSEGLEFIRIDHPAFAERTAQILTMPRRRQPALVTALIQHITDVMKSN comes from the coding sequence ATGCAAACGCTACCCACCGCCCTGCACTATTTCCATGAGGTGGCGACCACCGGGTCGATTTCCGAGGCAGCCGAAGCCCAGCACGTTTCCCCTTCGGCGATTAGCCGGCAAATCAGCCAGCTTGAACGGCAGATAGGCTCACCGGTGTTTCGCCGGCATGCGCGCGGCATGGAGCTGACCGATGCCGGAGTACTTTTGCTCACCCATACCCGTCGAGTCCAGGCGGAGGGCGAACAGCTTCTCCAGGACCTCGGCCAGATCTCCAGCGGCATCTCACGGAGCATCAAAGTCGTCAGCTCCGAAGGGCTGGCTGCCTCGGTCACACCGAGGGCGATCGCCGCTTTCTGCAAGCTCCATCCGCAAGTGTCAGTGCACCTGACGGTGCTCCCCTCAGCTGACGCGGCCCGCCAAATCGTCGAGGGGACCGCGGATATCGCGACGGTCTTCACCCTGGGCTTGCAACGCGATGCGCAAGTCGAGTACTCCCGCCCCGCCCCGGCCTATGCGGTCCTTGCCACAGGTCATCCGCTGGCTGGCAAATCCCAGGTCTCGCTGGAGGAGCTATGCCGCTATCCCCTGTCAATGACCGCCAAGGGCATTACCCAGCGCGAACTGTTCGACATTGCGATGTCCATGGCAGGACTAACCCCGAACATTGCATTGACGACGGACCATATCAACCCGGCGATGGAATTCGCGCGCTCGGGCGCGGGAGTGACGCTTTTGAGCCAATTCGCGCGGGACAGCGCATTGAGCGAGGGATTGGAATTCATCCGCATTGACCATCCAGCTTTCGCAGAACGCACGGCTCAGATTCTGACAATGCCCCGCCGCCGCCAGCCTGCCTTGGTCACGGCACTGATCCAGCACATCACCGATGTCATGAAGAGCAACTAG
- a CDS encoding M20 family metallopeptidase → MATRQELLEKAQQFADSGELFNELSQLVARPTVSSDPAQSVAVNAYLDDMLRGRFEASGFAVTTDLNWQGSGNSFLIATRIEAQQYPTVLCYGHADVVDGQAGQWDAGRDPFELRAEGDRWYGRGAADNKGQHLVNLKAIELILAEQGTLGFNITFLFEAGEEIGSPQLDEYAAAHRELLEADVFIASDGPRQSADKPTIFLGARGGATFELNVPLRHGGYHSGNWGGLLRNPATTLAGAIGTLVDGHGRIRVPELLPESLPESVREVLAPVQVGQGKQDPEVAAGWADTSLSAAERLYGWNTLEVLAMNSANVQVPVNAIPGQARAVLQLRFVVGTNTSMLESAIRQALDEAGYSMVQLSTGQCFPASRIEPENPWVQWARNSLEETTGQPITILPNIGGSLPNAVFESTLGLPTLWIPHSYPGCQQHGPNEHALESVLREGLQMMCGLFHDLGTRNDSPSASVLAAGKI, encoded by the coding sequence GTGGCAACGAGACAAGAGCTATTGGAAAAAGCGCAGCAGTTCGCCGACTCTGGGGAGTTGTTCAATGAACTTTCGCAGCTGGTAGCGCGGCCGACGGTGAGCAGTGACCCCGCGCAAAGCGTTGCTGTCAACGCATATCTCGACGACATGCTGCGTGGGCGATTCGAGGCCTCGGGCTTCGCTGTGACCACGGATCTGAATTGGCAGGGTTCAGGAAATTCCTTTCTGATCGCCACTCGCATTGAAGCCCAGCAGTACCCGACGGTGCTGTGCTACGGGCATGCGGATGTGGTCGACGGGCAAGCCGGACAGTGGGATGCGGGGCGGGATCCCTTTGAGCTTCGTGCTGAAGGGGACCGTTGGTATGGACGCGGCGCCGCCGATAACAAGGGCCAGCATCTGGTGAACCTCAAAGCCATCGAGTTGATCCTGGCAGAACAAGGAACCCTGGGATTCAACATCACCTTCCTCTTCGAAGCCGGGGAGGAAATCGGATCGCCCCAGCTGGATGAATATGCCGCGGCGCATCGCGAACTGCTTGAGGCGGATGTCTTCATTGCCTCGGATGGTCCGCGGCAGAGCGCGGACAAGCCCACCATCTTCCTCGGAGCACGCGGTGGGGCGACCTTTGAGCTGAACGTTCCCCTGCGCCACGGTGGATACCATTCGGGAAACTGGGGCGGGCTATTGCGCAATCCCGCGACGACGCTGGCCGGCGCGATTGGAACACTCGTCGATGGCCACGGACGTATCAGGGTCCCTGAATTGCTGCCGGAGAGCCTCCCGGAGTCCGTGCGCGAGGTATTGGCACCAGTTCAAGTTGGACAGGGAAAGCAGGATCCAGAAGTGGCGGCAGGCTGGGCGGATACCAGCTTGAGCGCCGCCGAGCGGCTCTACGGGTGGAACACCTTGGAAGTCCTGGCGATGAACTCGGCGAATGTTCAGGTACCGGTGAATGCGATACCTGGACAAGCACGGGCAGTCCTGCAGCTGCGGTTTGTCGTCGGAACCAACACCAGCATGCTCGAATCGGCGATTCGCCAGGCCCTGGATGAAGCCGGATACTCGATGGTGCAATTGAGCACGGGCCAATGTTTTCCGGCAAGCCGTATTGAACCGGAGAATCCGTGGGTGCAGTGGGCGCGCAATTCCCTGGAAGAAACCACCGGCCAGCCCATCACGATCCTGCCGAATATTGGCGGCTCGCTTCCCAACGCCGTTTTTGAGTCCACGCTGGGATTGCCCACCCTCTGGATTCCGCACTCCTACCCTGGGTGCCAGCAGCACGGCCCCAACGAACATGCACTGGAATCGGTCCTTCGCGAAGGGCTGCAAATGATGTGCGGACTGTTCCACGATCTGGGAACGCGGAACGACTCACCAAGCGCCAGCGTGCTGGCCGCCGGAAAGATATAG
- a CDS encoding MFS transporter, which produces MDKQQQAMVSEVSAPARQSAARGIAAATIGNALEWYDMSIYALLAIYIGHNFFPSDNAAVEVIQAFAVFGISYLIRPLGGLVLGSYADRKGMKKGLILTIRLMVVGTAIIAFMPGYETLGLLAPLGLILGRLVQGFSAGGEFGAATSYLLAQNKGRKGFLGSFQFASQGLGSLMAAITVVILTSVFTTEQMNDWAWRIPFFIGLLVGPAGWWIRRHVDEAPIEKAEEQPVSGAQTRAHAPVQQLFRSHKVSVLIAGGALAISTALNFVLQYMPTFGIKQLGMNPSVSFSSLIISGVILTFATPVVGHLSDRYGRLKIMIPAVIGIVLLTIPLFLWLIAGKSFLVLAVVMTILGLLKALYFGALPSVMADVFTGSVRATGLSFSYNAAVAVFGGFTPMICAFLIEATGQPVAPGYYLAVLSIVSITALGAAFRFRSVR; this is translated from the coding sequence ATGGATAAGCAACAACAAGCAATGGTCTCGGAAGTCTCCGCGCCTGCACGCCAGTCCGCGGCACGAGGGATTGCGGCGGCCACCATTGGCAATGCCCTGGAATGGTACGACATGTCCATCTATGCGCTGCTGGCAATCTACATCGGGCACAATTTCTTCCCCTCGGACAATGCGGCCGTGGAAGTAATCCAAGCGTTTGCCGTTTTCGGGATCTCGTACCTGATCCGGCCGCTGGGTGGCCTGGTGCTCGGCTCCTACGCAGACCGCAAGGGAATGAAAAAAGGCCTGATCCTCACCATCAGGTTGATGGTAGTAGGCACTGCAATCATTGCTTTCATGCCCGGATACGAGACTCTTGGCTTGCTAGCCCCGTTGGGGTTGATTCTCGGACGTCTGGTCCAAGGCTTTTCGGCCGGCGGAGAATTCGGAGCAGCAACCTCGTACCTGCTGGCCCAAAACAAGGGGCGAAAAGGCTTCTTGGGTAGTTTCCAATTTGCGAGCCAAGGCCTTGGATCGCTGATGGCTGCAATTACGGTCGTCATTCTGACCAGCGTCTTCACTACAGAGCAAATGAACGACTGGGCATGGCGCATTCCGTTCTTCATTGGACTATTAGTTGGCCCTGCCGGTTGGTGGATCCGCCGGCATGTAGACGAAGCGCCAATAGAAAAAGCTGAAGAGCAGCCGGTTTCGGGTGCGCAGACGCGAGCCCATGCACCGGTGCAACAGCTTTTCCGCTCGCACAAGGTATCTGTGCTGATTGCTGGCGGTGCCCTGGCGATCTCGACTGCGTTGAACTTTGTTCTTCAGTACATGCCGACTTTCGGAATCAAGCAACTGGGCATGAACCCGTCTGTCTCATTCTCATCCTTGATTATTTCCGGCGTGATCCTGACTTTCGCGACTCCAGTCGTTGGCCACCTATCGGACCGATACGGCCGATTGAAAATCATGATTCCGGCGGTTATCGGGATTGTCTTGTTGACGATTCCCCTGTTCCTCTGGCTCATCGCAGGAAAGAGCTTCCTGGTCCTGGCTGTGGTGATGACGATTCTCGGACTGCTCAAGGCCCTGTATTTTGGGGCGCTGCCTTCGGTTATGGCTGACGTGTTTACCGGTTCGGTACGGGCGACTGGCTTGTCATTCAGCTACAACGCGGCAGTGGCGGTCTTTGGCGGGTTCACTCCAATGATCTGCGCATTCCTGATCGAAGCCACGGGGCAGCCGGTGGCGCCAGGTTACTATCTCGCGGTGCTGTCCATCGTCAGCATCACTGCCCTGGGAGCGGCCTTCCGTTTCCGCTCGGTGCGCTGA
- a CDS encoding phosphoribosyltransferase, giving the protein MVGENSSRFDDRSHAGAALGMKLATTLPAGEYTVLGLLRGGVPIAYEVAQALGARLGALAVRKLGVPSNPELAFGAIAQYAGASGRYLNPEVHRRAVQFFGHDELASVENGTHADLLALAHAFKAYTPDLAGQSVILCDDGIATGATMKASLELILKLHPRSVTVASPVITPESFAGLAPLANGLVELLKPRQFGAVGAYYKDFSQVEQDNVLKLLGASS; this is encoded by the coding sequence ATGGTCGGTGAAAACAGTTCCAGGTTTGATGACCGCAGCCACGCCGGGGCCGCGTTAGGCATGAAGCTCGCCACGACCTTGCCCGCCGGCGAGTACACGGTGCTCGGGCTGCTGCGCGGCGGCGTTCCCATAGCTTATGAAGTAGCCCAAGCTCTGGGTGCTCGACTCGGCGCCCTGGCGGTGCGCAAACTCGGAGTGCCCAGCAACCCGGAACTGGCCTTCGGCGCCATCGCGCAGTATGCCGGCGCCAGCGGCCGCTACCTCAATCCCGAAGTGCATCGACGCGCAGTGCAATTTTTCGGCCATGATGAATTGGCTTCAGTTGAAAACGGGACGCACGCGGATCTTTTGGCATTGGCCCACGCGTTCAAGGCCTATACGCCGGATCTTGCCGGGCAATCAGTGATTCTCTGCGATGACGGTATTGCCACTGGTGCGACCATGAAGGCATCCCTGGAACTCATCTTGAAGCTGCACCCGCGTTCGGTCACCGTCGCATCCCCGGTGATAACGCCGGAATCCTTTGCCGGGCTCGCACCATTAGCCAATGGCCTCGTCGAACTCTTGAAGCCTCGGCAGTTCGGTGCAGTCGGCGCGTATTACAAGGACTTCAGCCAGGTGGAGCAGGACAACGTTCTCAAGCTCTTGGGTGCGAGTTCCTGA
- the hpaD gene encoding 3,4-dihydroxyphenylacetate 2,3-dioxygenase, producing the protein MSEEIANPIPTPSVPAPDILRCAYAELVVTDLERSRNFYVDVLGLHVSYEDENQIYLRSFEEFIHHNLVLTKGPVAALKAMAFRVRSTEDVDKAEAYYKELGCRTERRKEGFVKGIGDAVRVEDPLGFPYEFFFETTHVERLHMRYDLYSAGELVRLDHFNQVTPNVPRGRAYLEDLGFRVTEDIQDDEGTTYAAWMHRKGTVHDTALTGGNGPRLHHVAFSTHEKHNIIQICDKMGALRISDRIERGPGRHGVSNAFYLYILDPDDHRIEIYTQDYYTGDPDNPTITWNVHDNQRRDWWGNPVVPSWYTEASKVLDLDGNVQEVIERTDDSELEVTIGADGFSYTRAGDEDGSYHGQASKGFKLGNQL; encoded by the coding sequence ATGAGCGAAGAGATCGCAAACCCGATTCCCACCCCATCGGTTCCAGCACCGGATATCCTGCGCTGCGCCTACGCCGAATTGGTGGTCACCGACCTGGAGCGCTCGCGCAACTTCTACGTTGACGTCCTCGGCCTGCACGTTTCCTACGAGGACGAGAACCAGATCTACCTGCGTTCCTTCGAAGAATTCATCCACCACAACCTGGTGCTGACCAAGGGTCCAGTAGCAGCGCTGAAGGCCATGGCGTTCCGTGTCCGCTCCACCGAAGACGTGGACAAGGCCGAGGCCTACTACAAGGAACTGGGTTGCCGCACCGAGCGCCGCAAGGAAGGCTTCGTCAAGGGCATCGGCGACGCCGTGCGCGTCGAGGATCCGCTGGGCTTCCCCTACGAGTTCTTCTTCGAGACCACCCACGTTGAACGCCTGCACATGCGCTACGACCTGTACTCGGCCGGCGAATTGGTCCGCCTGGACCACTTCAACCAGGTCACCCCGAATGTGCCTCGTGGCCGCGCCTATCTTGAGGACCTGGGCTTCCGCGTCACCGAGGACATCCAGGACGATGAAGGCACCACCTATGCGGCCTGGATGCACCGCAAGGGCACCGTGCACGACACCGCCCTGACCGGCGGCAACGGCCCGCGACTGCACCACGTGGCCTTCTCCACCCACGAGAAGCACAACATCATCCAGATCTGCGACAAGATGGGCGCCCTGCGCATCTCGGATCGCATCGAGCGCGGCCCCGGCCGCCACGGCGTGTCAAACGCGTTCTACCTGTACATCCTGGATCCGGATGACCACCGCATCGAGATCTACACCCAGGATTACTACACCGGCGACCCGGACAATCCGACCATCACCTGGAATGTGCACGATAACCAGCGCCGCGACTGGTGGGGCAACCCGGTGGTTCCATCGTGGTACACCGAAGCTTCCAAGGTCCTGGACCTGGACGGCAACGTGCAGGAAGTCATCGAGCGCACCGATGACTCCGAACTCGAAGTCACCATTGGCGCCGACGGCTTCTCCTACACCCGTGCCGGCGACGAAGATGGCTCATACCACGGCCAGGCTTCCAAGGGTTTCAAGCTGGGCAACCAGCTCTAG